Below is a genomic region from Cotesia glomerata isolate CgM1 linkage group LG5, MPM_Cglom_v2.3, whole genome shotgun sequence.
GTTtatgttttaactaattattttaaaaataccgtgatttttaatttgatatgAATTGtgtaaatttgattaatttttggtttCTTCGATGTATTCTGGAATTTTGACAATATCAATTCATTTCCTTATAAGTACAAATGACAAGTatcaatattatcaaaataaaaatagctcaAACGTTCCATCCATAAATATTTCGTTACTAttgttgaagaaaaaaaaaaagtttccatacccgagaaaaaatgtttctatataatcatatataattgtatataatcatatatgactatatatgattatatatggaatcacatatataattatatacaattatatataatcatatataattttatataatcatacatgattatatatggaattgtatataagattatatataattatatatggagcaatatacagccatgcaggattatatatagttccatatacaattatatataagtatatataattatagataatcatacatgattatataccgaattgtatatgaggttatgtataatcatatataattatgtatgactatatatatggagcaatataaaaccaagcaagattatatagttccatatataaccatacatgattatatatggaattgtatatgaggtcatatataatcatatataattataaatgacctatatatggagcaatatacagccatccaagattatatataatcccatgtataattatatataagtatatataattaacataaataaaaattttttctttgagaaaaaatttttttttggtaatcacgaaaagtgtaaaatgatgtttataccctgattaaaaaaaggaatttgacagaattaaaaagaattaaaatgtTAATACTTCCAAATTCTGCTAAATACTGTAAATCCTGTTTCAAAATTCACGATTAAtcatattaaatactttttaatcctAAAATAATCGAAAGGAGTAGTAGGATATTGTCAGAAATAGTTTACTTTGCTCATACATGAGGCACCATCTATTAGACGTTTAAAGTAATTACTAGGCCTCTAGAGTAGTCTCTTacatccacagattcggtagaatctggcgccaagttccgttcaaatctgctgtaaacggagcgccagactaccgactgtgtttactgtaagcagaacggtattttgaggttgcaaaattttatttaattctacggtactttttttttctaaattgtatattataacagtaattcatactttatttgcgctggaattatttttacataaactgtagtttcacggggatagtttgctataaaaaatgcaaccaacgcaagatttaattaagttggtaccaattgtaaatttttattataattacaaaaaatactaaaatccgaacaaaaacagtttcactgtaaaaaaaaatcacgccaagtccacgttcataagactattaagaaaaaaaaaatttgtttttttctttacaaaaatatataaaataaaaaaattaaaaaatccaagtaaccgatatgattgtttatgattttcggaaattaaaaaaaattttgttataaatttaaaaattaagaaaaaaattttggaacgtacttggtgtgcgtcattgtgtatttcaattttttttaattttgcaaccgcgcacactaaatacgttccaaactttttttttaatttttaaatttgtaaaaaaattttttttaatttccgaaaatcataaacaatcatatcggttacttggattttttaatttttttattttatatatttttgtaaagaaaaaaacaaatttttttttcttaatagtcttatgaacgtggacttggcgcgattttttttacagtgaaactgtttttgttcggattgtGACATACTCACTCTTGACTATAGCTCTGTACCGATCACACGTACATCTAGAAGTTCTGTGTACAAGACATAATAAAGCTGCAACTACATATAGACGTATACATAATCAAAGTGTTATATTATTACTAGAATAGCCATCCTTCCTATTTTccacaaattattataaaagtccTTCAGGTTAAGGACCCATCACGCATAGGACGTGTTTTCTTATCTCGAAAGGGATTAGAAAAAGGATTGGCTTTGTGTAGTGCAACGAATTGTGCataaagagtttttttttaaaaaggcttaagctttttaaaatttgaagaaaatcaaataaactggtaagtttttgattttttatcctAAGAAGTGCATTTTGGATGCTAAATTTAGatgaaattaaaactaaaagaaattaaaatttagaagatttttaatttaaaagaagttgaaattttagaagaaaataaatttagatgaaaattaaatttaatagaaattaaattttagaagaattttaatttaaaagaagttgaaatttaaaaaaaaaaaaaaaaaaaaataaatttagatgaaattgattttagaagaaattaaaaaaaattatttttctttgttgcttgagaaaaattatttaaaaaaaaaaaaaaaaaaattttttttttgactgttGTGTATGTTACACTGAGTCAAGTTTAAACTTGTTGAAGCCGCCCGGCTCGAGTAATATTATATAGCCATACACATTGTGTTAGTTGTATATATCATAGAACAAAAGCGCGCTTGTCGCGTACAAGTTAAACGGTTTACGACTCTCAGATTCTGAGAATCGGATATCgatgtatatattttagacgaaaaataatattgctctcaagaaaataaatagagtaAGACAGTTGAAGTAGTTGACTTGTTTAAGATATAGTTGGTTTTgtaagattaataataattatagtttaaaattataattattttaagataagAAGGAAATTTTAGAAGtttaaacttgaaataaatatttaccgaaataaatatttataaaatatatctcgacattaaatttagttattacGTAGTCTTTTTAAAAGGCtgcaaatatataaataaaaataataacaaatttaataattgtctcAAAGTAAAGTCTGTAGTACAGCACTAAGCTTTGTTTCAATTTAATCGGTTGTTACTCTGGTGTGTGATTTGTAAGTCGCACGTGTAAGTCAGACGAGTACACCAACGACTCAGTCAATTGCTGCTTTTCAGACGAGTACACCAACAACTCTGTCAAGCACCTTTGAAAATCCACCGATTTTCACAACAACTCAATCGAGTGGCAGCAGTGGTAGTACCCCTACCACTGAACAGACTGTACAACAAGAACTACTACAGTTCCTTTGTAAACAGCGCGAAAACATCGAGCTTCAAAACAAAGGTTTTGAGGCAATGAAAACCTTGATGAGCCTAATTAATaagacatctgaaaatttattggCTGCAGAACGGCTTCGAATGCAAGGTACTCGAGGTAATTTACTTAACTCGATCACTTTTCTAGACGAAAGTTCAACTCATGCGGGTGTTGGAATAGATGCTCAATCCAGCCCGCAAGATATTAACATAGAAGTAACTAAGGCTCTTAATGCTTCGATTACTGCTTTAAAAAGTACATTAGagtcaaacaaaaaaatctcaaaattatcaGGTACCAAGAAAGTATACTCTTAATTCAGATAGTGACATCAACATTTGGATGGATAAACTTAAATCTGAATTATCATCAAAAGATCTATTAGATGTTATTGACCCAACGGTCATTGGTCCTGATAATTTAGATGTACAAACAATTACAAAAAGAAAGCAAGCAGTAAGAGAAATCATTACTAGCCATTTAGATGATACATACTATAAGAGGGTTCTCACTATAACAGACCCTATTGTGGTAATATCAAGTCTAAAAGAAGCTAAGAGAGTCGAAAAGAATGTCACTCACTATTTTTCGGTAATTGTATAATGATTTCAATAGACATAAAAATTGCTCATTTTGTTGGTTACTTTTACATTCAATTACTTTTTCTAATTCTAAGAGAATCCAACCCCACAGAAAGAAATAAAACTTTGActcaaaagtaaatttttccaagccaaaaaaatccaaaggaagactgaaaatttcttgagcaaagtcaaaattttttcaaacgaAGTATCATTTGCTggagccaagaaatttttttcttgctccaaaataagTTCGATCTtccttataattattttggcccaagaaaatttttttctctgtgtagcatttaaaattttttattctaccaaatctttttaaattctgtaatagtattcaatttttattatctttctATGACACGAAATGATTTGAAAAGCATGTAAGTATCTATAATCCCGTTGAAAccttttgaaaagaaaaaaaacttttgacaTTTTGTATCGCTAAattcgaagagcttaaaaataaattgaattgacttcaaatatttattttcaagcgtttagaactaaaaaatagcgAGAAGTTTGAGAGATGATTTGCAGGGGCAAccattttccaaattttttttttctttctttgtTAGAAATCAATTAAgagtaaattttacgaaattgaatttttattttcactcaaAAGAGTTGCGATCAAATAAATAAGTCGTTATTTTTGAACGACAGCTGTTActggttaaaattttataagaaatatttcttataatttttgagcaataatttttcaaagttttattaatattgattcaATATACAGTGAATAGAATGTTTACATCGAACTTTGAATCTCGATTCCaacatttaattcaataaaacttTTAGCGATGCTGGTGAGATAATTCTCATGCAggaaagataaataaaaaaagtgcaaaaaattgacgtttttttgttttaataatttatttataaaatttcaaaatcattCGGCTGTAtacaaacatattttttttttcagattttgaataattaatcgaAATATTGATAAGTTTTTCTTTTATCCTGGATATTGGCAACTTCGTAACATCACTATCGTAGTTTTGTATTTCCCAGAGATGGTCTAGATCTTGTACTTGTATTACATGAAGGATATTGGCATTCACGTATgctcttttattttcaataaaaaaatcactaaTCTCTGCTTTGCGATTATCATCCAATAGCATAAAAgagttattagttttttttgatttcgTATAAGATTTACTAGTGTACACGGTACCTTTATAAATACAACGGCCGTAAGTAGATATTGAACTATTAATCGATGctgtttcaaaatttgacattaaTGCTCCATCTTCCGATCTCACACCATTTTTCgcatttaaactttttttatttatgagatTTATACAATATTCCCAGCTTGGTTCATTAGATTCGGTAGACAATCGACTCTGAAAGGCGTTGTACCTCAACATTCGAGTAGCCATTTGGCTCAATACTTCGTTCGGACTGCTTACATTCAGCTTCAAATTAAAGATGTTTTCGAAAACGTACGCTGATGATGCCCACAATGGGCCATTCTTTCTCACACTCTCCGGCAAGTGTAGTAAGGAATGAACGTTGAATGTCATAAACGATAAACCATACTGATTTTGACAGTCATAACAAAATTTCAACAGATCTATTTCACAGTTGACTAATTCTTCTtccattatatttttagatagCATTTTATGAATGCTTCGAACGAACAGCTTATATGAATCTAATAATTCGGGTTGTAATATTCCTGTCAAAACTGGTATACTATAAAATAACAACCATGAACGCCACTCAGATGCCTTCCATAAATGTTTTTGTTGTAATACTCGTGGGGTTCGATGTATTTCATTTGGTGATTGTATATTAGTTAAGCGttcatttatcaattttttagattcatTAGATAAAAAGTTCTTACTCCATTCATCCCACAGTTGTCGCGTTACGCCTAAAAGTACGCCATGCATATAATCCGGCGGAAATCCCCAAACACAATCAAAATTAGGCAAAGAAGATAATATTGTAGATCCTTTGATTCCTTTCCTTGTAACTTTCTtgttaacttcccgctaagaaaatcgaagattttcaaaaatcgggaagttattgttttcaccccgttttgcaaaaatcgagttttcatcagatctcgacgtttgaaggtcataggaagcttccctgactatccccgcgaggttgtcacggtgtgtgtgtgtgtgtgtgtgtgtgtgtgtgtgtgtgtgtgtgtgtgtgtgtgtgtgtgtgtgtgtgtgtgtgtgtgtgtgaaagtatgtgaatcgcttataacttttgaacggcttgaccgatttcatcgcggttggtgccattcgaaagagcttgaccaaacttaaattttgaaaactatttggaccgattcagatcaatagattttgagaaatcttaaaaaaactgaaaaaaatttttttttcaaatgtggtttttttggaataacttttaaacggcttaaaggttcaattccaaaaactaatcagctcttaacctcaaaaaaccacgtcgatcgccaccagtccggttaaaatcggttgattcattcgagagatatcgtgaacgaaagaaaaccgaaaaaagtgttttttcggaataactccaaaattcctagcgcgatcaattcaaaatttgagattctttatgaggcttgaaaaactgcgtcgaatgcttctaaccaagtaaaaatcggtttattcattcaaaagttattgtggtttaaaaattcaaaaaatagtgtcttattaaatctctatcagacttttgagctcgaagagctttaaaggataggaaagcaatctttttgagctcggagagctcaaaataacccataaattgtatttttgagctcgaagagctcaaaaacgtcattggtgcaattttaagcgcctaagtatggaattagcgggaagttgcagggatggccttcagggtcaaccgttttcctaattttttttttttttgtcttaggGAGTTTctttaacattttcttatGCTGTTCAACATCTTGTGTATAACTCTCATGAGTTCGGTCTCGTACATTTTCAGACGTTAGAGGATACTTCATGCTTCTTGAGTTATATATACCATGATGATAACACCAGCTGCATCCAAAAAAGCCATTAAATTGTAACCTATTCTGTAATATAGGTCGAGCCACCGAATCTACATTTATtactctctgtatttgaccacattcttcctctgtatttgaggattttacacagctcttatggacaaggacgagtcaaatacagagaatggtcctgtacgggtgAGTCAAATActgagagcgttgactgtaccGGAAATGTAAATATTGTACAATAATAAGTAATTGAATTACCAGCTTCTGTCACTATTTTTATGCCattcttcattaattttttgatttgagtTACGAAAgatttcaaatataaattcataaagTCTGCTTTAGGTTCTACGGAAGTGTACCATAGACCTGCGAGCAGCATAAATGTATGACGGATACTTTCAGGAATTTCATTCACAATACACTGTATTGGCCAAAAACTTTTCTTGCTGCTTTTAAATAAGGGTGCGCCGTCAAGATTTACATTGAGTGTTAATGATATATGTTCCTCAGTTTTTATTGATTTCATATATTCATCATTTATGTACCTTTGACTATCGTACACATCCGTAATGGTTTCAGGCACTTGATTTCGATTATTGTTACTAATTAGATTTTGacagcaaattttttaattgagatttagattagattagattaatttattgttatgcCAAAGCCAATTTGGCCAGATGGCAATATTCAGAAATTAAGTACATAAATTTGTTTAACAGTTAATTATACAATGATTATTTGCTATAcctaaataataacaaaattgatataataagtatttataaacattaacGATTTTACATATCAAGTaacaatgttaaaaataagaGTTTAATTCTGATAatagtaaacaaataaaacaatttaaccAATTATAGTAAATAAGACAATAGAGATTAAATATCCAGATTAAATAAGTAATCGAACAGTTTATTCTTGAAGATTTCTAGGCTAGATGAGTTAACAATGTCTACTGGAAGTTCATCCCAAAGACGTATGACCGTTACAACAAAAGAATATTCATAATGAGTTGTAGCAAAATTCGGCATTTTGAAACTACTGTTTTTCTTTGCTGCTAATCTTTCAGAGTGCTTAACAGTAAGATCTTTACAGAATAAATCTCGCAAGTAACAAGGTTTTTCTATGtctaaaagtttataaaaatagcaaGCAACATAATAAATACGGCGACTTTTAATAGATAGCCAACCAAGTTCACGTCTGTAAGGCGTGATGTGTTCGTCACGCTTCAAGTGAAAGATAAAGCGAATAGCTGAGTTTAACGAACGTTGAAGTTTACGATCATTTTCATATAATGAATTTGTTAAAACAATAATGCAATAGTCAATTAGGGGTAAAATAGTTGCTGAGACtagaagtttttttatattagcagtgtaaatatttttacgtaGTTTCAGACTATATAATGTAGAGTTTATTTTGCTTACTGTTTTTACAACATGAAAATTCCAAGATAGATCACTCGATAAATGGAGTCCAAGACACTTAGCCGAGTCCGTATACGGGAGTGTCACACTATCAATGATGATAGGGGGTAATCCTTCACGTATAAGAGATTTCACTCTATTATTTGATCCTAACAGCATGGCTTTTGTTTTAAGATTTACTTCTAAGCCATTCTCTCTGGCCCAATCAGCAACAGCTTGGGCATCAACATTTATCAGCCTTATTGCTTCATGGAGCTGATACGAATAGAAATGTAAGTAGATGTATGTGTCATCGGCAAATAGACCATATCGACTATATGCCAGCCGTTTAATTACTAGGTtcataactattaaaaataatatagctCCTAGGACCGAGCCTTGAGGAACACCAGACGTGGTTTCAACAAAACCCACCGGAATCCCTTGTTTATCTACCACTGACTGACTCCTGTTAGTCAGATATGAAAAGAACCAGGTGATTGTCTCAATAGAGAAGCCTAATTCAACCAAGGTTCTCAAAATAACTTTATGGTCAACATAATCAAAAGCCTTGGTTAGATCAAACAAGACCGAAGTTAATTTATCATCTGTTGACATTGTTGACCATCCATTTGAAAGAGAAGTCATTGCTGAATTCAGAGTAGGTGTAGCTTCCTTTGAGATTGATCCTTCAGAGTTTCGATCCAAATTGTCCCTTGAGAAATTATCAGATTCCGGAAAAAACACTGAGTCACTAGCAGGAGATGGCAAGCCTGTAGGAGTACTCGGAGACAATATACTTGTTTTCAATTTAGTTCCATCACGCTGAGCAGGCGAGTTTGTTGATTTAGCAGATTTAAAGCTGGAAGTTGACGAATTATTTGAAGTTACCGACCTTAATGAATTTACCCGGATATTATTAgtaattctaattttattattattgatattagtGTCCAATAGTTCAAGCAAGTATGCGAACTTTAATCTACAACAATCACCCTTTTGTCTCGATTTGATGTAACCACACATACAACTTTTATGGAAAGATTTATTGCATGTATCACAGGTGTACGGTGTTCTGAATGCAGATTTACATCTGAAGCAGATATCATTCAACAATGACATACCGGAACATTAAGACATACAATAAAAACAATGCATGTTCACTCTGGGAGTTGTTGAGTAGCTAACATCAATTACATAGTGCATTTAGGCTTATAAGTGAAATACAACAATACAAAATCTTGATGTCAACTATAGATGACATTCACATATATACACAGAGAGTATAGTGAATGGAACAAAGCAGATATCAGATTAGTAGAATGTGTGGCTTGTTGAGTTGTACACTTACACTAGTGCAGTCTCCCGAAGATATGTGAAACTTGGACTCATGGATGTACACTAATGACCAATGACACTTCTAATTTAATCAACACACAGATACTGTTACTATAAGTGAAGCGCTGGAAAGTTGCGCAGGAAAACAGCTCAAACTTAACCTTACactttcttataaattttcaccttttaattattaaaatttactataaaaCACAACcaatttataagaattattatATCACTTTgtagaacagaaccctgcgtTTATGAATATACCAAAAACAGAAATTATATTCAGCACTTGATCacagaaaaaatgaattttagcCAGAGCAACAAATAGACAGTGTTTGTATCCACATGTGagagttaaatttaatatctactGTTACGAAGAAATTTTCTGCTTTTTTCGAAGTTATGTAGCgttttttacactttttgcATTGcacttttttctttatatttgtATTCATCGGGATTGGATTTGCTAATCGTGTGTTACATACAGTACAATAAAAGATGTATTTCACAAAATCATCGACTTGgctaaataatttgttaatgtTATACTTTGATAtagacaaatttttgaaatccgGTCCAGCTAATACTTTTATAAGCTCTAAAATAGCTTGATGAGCTTCATCTGACAAATGAAATCGTAAAACAATTGCCATTGTCATATTGAGGACTTGCCAAACTGATAAACTAGACACTTGAAACATCTAGCTCTTCAGTACCTCGATAGTTGCATCGTTATCATTCATTTCATCGTGATTTTCTTAAATGTTATTCCCAGTTTTTGAATTTGTATTCATCATGTTCGCAGATATATTTTCCGTCTTATCGATAGGTTCTGGAGAATCTGcacgtaattttttatctggaaaaaaaaaaaaattatataattattaatgaatacaATTAAAATGCAGTGTTTGTTGAAGAAAGCTAGTAGATTCTTAAGCTTTAGtattaataagaaatttttaatggaaatTATATGAGACACATTTTACGAGCCTCTTAGAAAGCAGTTGAGTggaacagtaaaaaaaaattttacctaacaattcaaaatttttaagatcaaTTTTTCAGAGTTAAAAGGAAAACAGACTTGTGTATGAGAGTCAAAGAAACAGATGGTCGTTTGAAAAATGAatagaagaattaaaaataaaatatgtggAAAAAGTTTAGAAATGACCTGatcaaattaaatcaaaatgtTGATATGAGGTCGATATAGACAGATCTGATATCGTGATAAGGACAAAAccattcataatttttagtataggcAACAAGTTAAAAAACGTGAAGAATAGAGACAAAGGTCCTAAAAATATGAGCGATAGCTCATTCGATTCGGAATCCAAATTTTcactctagaaaattttttttgaaggattttggtgcaggtaaaaaattgcaattgttattaacaaaataagatgaaaaaaaaatggaatttaGTTGTTCGTtaataactcgaaaaatattaatatttaagcaattttgaaAACAGTTCCTTaaagaggaggaaatttcctacaaaaaagtccttactcccggaactctatttcaattatttataattttgatttgaCGTTGAAAATAGGGCTCCGTGCGGCAGTTACGGCATGCGCGCGCCGCCGCTCAAAAGAGTTCCccaaagtaaataatttttttataacataaattgtgattttaaaaattttaagaaattttagtattttcttAACACTTGAAAGAATTGATCCtcgtagaaaaaaaagtttaatcaccatatttcaaaaagttattcaattgttaactaacaaattttttcctaatCTCGGTTGGCATAAATAATGGGATGAAAGGTATAAATAATtggcttataaattttaaacttcgtGGAGCCCTTTtggtatatatattttataagatcctgcgataaattttcataaaagtttattaattcgttaattatgattttttataactattgtaaaattaaatatctaaaaaatgttaaaaattttttttcaattaatatttagctATGCCTGTTTTCACATTAAACAATGGCAGTAATTAACataagttatgaattttttacgtaatttattaataaaattgttttaaacaaatagagaaattcaataatttttaaaaaaattttttttgctattttattGTCCACagaaagttatgattttttagaaaaaaatttttctcttaattttaatttttaattgtttaaaaatcatttttttatatttcgattgtttgaataattagttaagaaataattttgcttttagaaattataatttacacttttaaatagtttgctacaaaaaaaaatttttttttattaaatattcaattgtttattagtttaacaattagttataaacaaatatggaccaacattaaattttttttctaaagcggaattgaaaaaaaaattttaacattttttagatatttaattttacaatagttataaaaaatcataattaacgaattaataaacttttatgaaaatttattgcaggatcttataaagtatatggaatattccatgccaaatcgactacttttgaacccgacccctttagatttagctgaaacttctttattcttttctaccctttgaaagacatttttgagaattttttcaaattttttgatccAACCTAAAATAAGTTGTGAATTTGTCAAAAAAGTggctttattattttcaaatagccataactttttaaGACATTGACCTATaggtaacttttttttttaatttcggtttttaaatgaacttttcgagaaaatacacaaaaaaaattaaatacgatCAATTCTATAAGATAATCGGTTTTTTTGAgcaaaatcgttattttttctcagttggtaattttttttttttaatttttttctcaaaaaaaacttcaatcaatTTGACAACTATTCCTGCTCATCCCGGGcagggccgattttttttatattttttttaattaatcaaaaaaaaaattttctaaaataaaaaaaattgttttttttttttttttcaattaaaaaaaatataaaaaaaatcggccctgCCCGGGATGAGCGGGAATAGTTGTCAAATTGATTGAAGTTTGttttgagattaaaaaaaaaaaaagtgaccaactttgaaaaaataacgattttgctaaaaaaaaaaaccgattattttatagaattgatcatatttaatttttttgtgtattttttcgtaaagttcattcaaaaaca
It encodes:
- the LOC123264994 gene encoding uncharacterized protein LOC123264994; the encoded protein is MSLLNDICFRCKSAFRTPYTCDTCNKSFHKSCMCGYIKSRQKGDCCRLKFAYLLELLDTNINNNKIRITNNIRVNSLRSVTSNNSSTSSFKSAKSTNSPAQRDGTKLKTSILSPSTPTGLPSPASDSVFFPESDNFSRDNLDRNSEGSISKEATPTLNSAMTSLSNGWSTMSTDDKLTSVLFDLTKAFDYVDHKVILRTLVELGFSIETITWFFSYLTNRSQSVVDKQGIPVGFVETTSGVPQGSVLGAILFLIVMNLVIKRLAYSRYGLFADDTYIYLHFYSYQLHEAIRLINVDAQAVADWARENGLEVNLKTKAMLLGSNNRVKSLIREGLPPIIIDSVTLPYTDSAKCLGLHLSSDLSWNFHVVKTVSKINSTLYSLKLRKNIYTANIKKLLVSATILPLIDYCIIVLTNSLYENDRKLQRSLNSAIRFIFHLKRDEHITPYRRELGWLSIKSRRIYYVACYFYKLLDIEKPCYLRDLFCKDLTVKHSERLAAKKNSSFKMPNFATTHYEYSFVVTVIRLWDELPVDIVNSSSLEIFKNKLFDYLFNLDI